In Fundulus heteroclitus isolate FHET01 chromosome 16, MU-UCD_Fhet_4.1, whole genome shotgun sequence, a single genomic region encodes these proteins:
- the LOC118556139 gene encoding supervillin-like: MDATEKPALEPRAERIARYKAERRRELAELYGDLEELPSKWVRRDGKKVNNPATPAHGGALNSDGRGEGVNGRTREVTNGVEADPPTEPSYLRSQSYQDSATVLVEDGHLVHPGPDAPQLHTRVSVGQLKSVLLQQAESGAGQEKLGPDIGQTTSSLDLAAGSEGSRRRTRRYLPGASGGGRKTSERFRTQPITANEMEERTGLLDAEVHDNKKADVKTDDRAKMSVAAKMSLFKELEKSAAPDSSALLKPRSASSFQERRTRRGNEHRFLTQPITCEEMVAISANPAEEVQTEQAEPVEAADESCRMSMREKLALFNRLSLHGKNGAGPTDGPPERRKQKGARYRTQPITVDEVSLLQKGPIQLPAFSLSPNLHDRQQASPGNLKPSEVRLIQPISELSEPESTHRGSRDCNSVPPSKGILKKSCPEGSGWSGADGREPLPNHQQNGRDVTDAEMFGRMEGAERLESQRETPGVQRSSVRAAPWRQRARNRRETPTQASSERDAPQEERPSRSGPQQEIASSVGNGSDVTRTQDEEQSDKPKQNVLVCGGVRSPKQQEAAASVRGTVGKPRCIYIPASTPLWFEILSLDPRLDRAICRATETGYSVAQHKHSAFGAIRKPSS; the protein is encoded by the exons ATGGATGCAACGGAAAAGCCGGCTCTGGAGCCCAGAGCAGAGCGGATCGCCCGCTACAAGGCCGAGAGGAGGCGAGAGCTGGCCGAGCTCTACGGAGACTTAGAGGAGCTTCCCTCCAAGTGGGTGAGAAGGGATGGAAAGAAGGTCAACAACCCAGCAACCCCAGCCCACGGCGGGGCGTTAAACTCAGACGGCCGCGGTGAAGGGGTGAACGGCAGAACACGAGAGGTTACAAATGGAGTCGAGGCGGATCCTCCGACAGAGCCCAGCTACCTGAGAAG CCAGAGTTACCAAGATTCTGCCACCGTCCTGGTCGAGGATGGACACCTGGTCCATCCAGGACCCGATGCCCCACAGCTCCACACCCGGGTGTCGGTGGGCCAGTTGAAGAGTGTGCTTCTGCAGCAGGCAGAGAGTGGAGCAGGCCAGGAGAAACT TGGTCCTGATATTGGCCAAACCACGTCTTCTTTGGACCTGGCTGCTGGTTCTGAGGGAAGCCGGCGGCGGACCAGGCGTTACCTTCCAGGCGCATCAGGAGGGGGTCGCAAAACCAGCGAGCGCTTCAGgacccagccaatcacagccaaTGAGATGGAGGAGAGAACCGG GCTCTTGGACGCGGAAGTACATGACAACAAGAAAG CTGATGTGAAAACAGATGATCGAGCCAAAATGAGCGTGGCAGCCAAGATGTCGCTGTTCAAA GAATTGGAGAAGTCAGCGGCCCCCGATTCCTCGGCTCTGCTGAAGCCTCGCTCAGCCAGCAGCTTCCAGGAACGGAGGACGCGCCGTGGCAACGAGCATCGCTTTCTCACTCAGCCAATCACCTGTGAGGAAATGGTGGCAAtcag CGCCAATCCAGCAGAGGAGGTCCAGACCGAGCAGGCCGAACCGGTGGAGGCCGCAGATGAAAGCTGCCGGATGAGCATGAGAGAAAAGCTGGCCCTCTTCAACAGACTGTCCCTGCACGGAAAGAATGGGGCCGGCCCCACCGACGGGCCCCCAGAGAGGCGAAAGCAGAAAGGGGCTCGGTACCGCACCCAGCCCATCACAGTGGACGAAGTCAGCCTG CTTCAGAAAGGCCCCATTCAGCTTCCTGCCTTCAGTTTGTCCCCTAATCTGCACGACAGACAGCAGGCCTCGCCTGGCAACCTGAAACCCAGCGAGGTGCGCCTTATACAACCAATATCTGAACTCTCAGAACCTGAATCAACGCACCGGGGCTCGCGGGACTGCAACTCCGTACCGCCGTCGAAGGGAATCCTGAAGAAGAGCTGCCCTGAAGGCTCAGGGTGGAGCGGGGCCGACGGTCGGGAGCCGCTACCCAACCACCAGCAAAATGGTAGAGACGTCACCGATGCAGagatgtttgggaggatggaGGGAGCCGAGAGGCTGGAATCCCAGAGGGAGACACCGGGCGTGCAGCGAAGTTCAGTCCGAGCAGCTCCGTGGAGGCAGAGGGCTCGAAACCGGAGGGAGACCCCGACACAGGCCTCCTCAGAGCGGGATGCTCCTCAGGAGGAGAGGCCTTCTCGGAGCGGCCCGCAGCAGGAGATCGCTTCCTCTGTGGGAAACGGCTCAGATGTGACGAG AACACAAGATGAAGAGCAGAGCGACAAACCGAAACAAAACGTTTTGGTCTGCGGTGGAGTTCGCTCACCTAAacagcaggaagcagcagcGTCTGTGAGAGGCACAGTAGGAAAACCGAGATGCATTTACATCCCTGCGTCCACTCCACT CTGGTTTGAAATTCTGAGCCTCGACCCGCGGTTAGATCGGGCCATTTGCCGTGCCACTGAAACCGGATATAGCGTCGCTCAGCACAAGCACTCtgcatttg GAGCCATCAGAAAGCCCTCCTCTTGA